A region from the Thermogemmatispora onikobensis genome encodes:
- a CDS encoding GTP-binding protein has product MSLINMAKREIICKLVYYGIGLSGKTTNLHYIYQAVDPRDVGEMVSIDTETERTLYFDLLPLELGKVNGFSIRFQLYTVPGQVLYQQTRISVLKGADCVIFVADSQASKLQENIESWNELQEQLRRMNKNITEFPLVMQWNKRDLQDILPVSVLEQYLNPYRVPSFEAVAVTGYGVIECLRVAINATLRRLERI; this is encoded by the coding sequence ATGTCCCTGATTAATATGGCCAAACGCGAGATCATTTGTAAGCTCGTCTACTATGGCATTGGTCTGTCTGGCAAGACAACCAACCTGCACTATATCTATCAAGCAGTCGATCCCCGTGATGTAGGTGAGATGGTCTCGATCGATACCGAGACAGAGCGTACCCTCTACTTCGATCTGCTGCCGTTGGAGCTGGGCAAGGTCAATGGCTTCTCAATCCGTTTCCAGCTCTATACCGTGCCCGGTCAGGTGCTCTACCAGCAGACACGGATCTCGGTGCTGAAAGGGGCCGACTGCGTGATCTTCGTGGCCGATTCTCAGGCCAGTAAATTGCAGGAAAATATCGAAAGCTGGAACGAGCTTCAGGAACAGCTCCGCCGCATGAATAAGAATATCACTGAGTTCCCGCTGGTGATGCAGTGGAATAAGCGCGACTTGCAGGATATTCTGCCAGTGTCGGTGCTGGAACAGTACCTGAACCCGTACCGCGTCCCTAGCTTCGAGGCCGTCGCTGTCACCGGCTACGGCGTGATCGAATGCCTGCGCGTCGCCATCAACGCGACCCTTCGCCGCCTCGAACGTATCTAG
- a CDS encoding LuxR C-terminal-related transcriptional regulator has translation MESIRVIIVDEQPLFREGIRYTLEHLGQCTVVGESTQPAEILALARDPGAEVILLDAGLKSADALELARQLRQLAPQLAIMILTPSEDEERLFQSIKVGAAAYYTRNISPEELIEAVQRVNRGEYLINDEVLARPQIASRVLQSLRELPVAPHNGTDESDGQESYSPLSSREIEILDYIARGNSNKEIAKSLKISDQTVKNHITSILKKLAVNDRTAAVVHALRHGWIKIQDT, from the coding sequence ATGGAGTCTATCCGTGTCATCATCGTTGATGAGCAGCCGCTGTTCCGCGAAGGAATTCGCTATACGCTTGAGCACCTGGGCCAGTGCACTGTGGTGGGCGAGTCGACTCAGCCCGCCGAAATTCTGGCACTGGCACGCGATCCAGGAGCCGAGGTGATCCTCCTGGATGCCGGCCTCAAGAGCGCTGACGCCCTTGAGCTCGCTCGCCAACTCCGCCAGCTGGCCCCCCAGCTGGCCATCATGATCCTTACTCCTTCCGAGGATGAGGAGCGCCTCTTTCAATCGATCAAGGTGGGCGCCGCGGCCTACTATACCCGCAATATCTCACCCGAGGAGCTGATCGAGGCCGTGCAACGAGTGAATCGCGGTGAGTATCTGATTAACGACGAGGTGCTGGCTCGACCTCAGATCGCCAGCCGTGTTTTGCAGTCGTTGCGCGAGCTGCCAGTGGCTCCTCACAATGGTACCGATGAGAGCGACGGCCAAGAGAGCTATTCCCCACTCTCTAGCCGCGAAATCGAGATTCTGGACTACATCGCCCGTGGGAATAGTAATAAGGAGATCGCTAAGTCTTTGAAGATTAGCGATCAAACAGTGAAAAACCATATTACATCGATTCTTAAGAAGCTGGCGGTGAACGATCGCACCGCCGCCGTGGTGCATGCTCTACGCCACGGCTGGATCAAGATCCAGGATACGTAA